The stretch of DNA aatatttagtacaaatcaagtactgtaaaatgcAAGttcctaaatattacaatagttttaaagaaaagaaatagtactaaatattaaaagtaaatttccagtacagtaactgcatttttttagtacagaaatagttcCTATACAACAGTAGCTGTGTATCCTATGTCAttgaaatcttcttttttatattcattctgACAAGTGCGTCAATGCAACAATTTGTTTTATGCGATATGACAACATCACGAAGCctccttaaataagaaaaaaggaaaaatgttCACCATGCATTCATTGTTTCCAAGACAATTCTCACGGTATACTGTGTTCGTCACACACCTAGGCAATCTATTATGtatgatacattttgtattattCTGAGCCATCCATCTGCCGTATTAgtctttttgtttcatttttagttTAGCTGTCCAATTATACTAATGTGTGATCTTTGCGTTTTCGTGGTATTAATCAATACATGATCTATGTATTAATACAATTACATTATTCTGTAATGTCATTTTTTTCGGACTTCTTTCACAAAGAAGGTAAGGTACATAGCAGTACATTCAAACAGGTAATAACGATGTATCTCTAGCTACGTATACTACTGATacgcatttaaaaaaataagatagtAATGatgaatatgaaacaaatatgatataaaagataATGCTGTGTgatgctgtatatcatatttgtttttgtttattgtttggtatattttttgaacgttttgcatttgtcatttcggggccttttatatctgacaaTGCTGTATGAGTTCTGCTCATTgacgaaggccgtacggtgacatatagttgttaatctctatgtcatttggtctctgattgggagttgtcttatttgcaatcatacaatATTGTGTTCGTTTTATACATAATACATACATGGGGAATGTGAAAAAGAAACAGATCAGTTCTGTGTTGTTTGTTAgagaaaacttgaaaaaaatctttGGTATCCGTAGTGTTTTTTACATTTGATCAATTGACACAAAtggtcaaaaataaaaacaaatattctttataagGAATAAGGTTTTTCAAACTATTTTTATGCACCCCACGATTTCCTGAAAGCAGAAAAAACACTATTCATTGATCGCTATTATcataaagttacaaaaatgctttaaagaatgaaataaaaaagaaaatttgaatttACAAAGTgtattgtattcaaaatattgaattatccCCCTTTGTGCAAGTTTAACTTATGGTATCTTTTTCTCCGTGAACCTGATCGAAAATGATATCGGCATTTTAATTACAGTAGCTACATAACAATACTATTATGGATAAGCTAACAAGATCAATTGTAATTATCAGTTTAGTGGTAAATATCTTGTTCAGAATTACAAGCATCAATTTACTTTAAAGTTGGTTAAATCTATATTTGCAAGTTGGCTGTTGATGAATTCAGGTTGTTATTTACTGGTTAAAATGTGTGTCATTTTAAAGCCCAAAGCTGCTTTGGTGTGtaataattaaaaaagaatatatatagcATTTGATTGTTAATACATGTAGCTGTGTGTTTAGTAGTAATCATTTTTTCTTGTTCTTGCCTTGTcttgttttgaaataatttaatttcactAGTTGCGCAATCCCATTGTTAATCTTTTCAGAAAGATGCTGCAACATGTAAATGGTCATCCGAGTGAATATATGTCTTAtgtacaaaattttgtttatttttttcaaattgatgcTGCCGATTACATGTACATTGTCTTATAGAATTTCATaagactgccatacaagtgagaagtttagcaagctttataagaaaatgtctgtgcCGAGTCAGGAATAATTCAGTTGTTGAACGTTCGTTTgattcgtttgagcttttgattttgccatttgattagggacattcggttttgtattttcctcagagttcagtatttttgtgattttacttttttcgattGAATATACATCTTGtgttcacatttttgtttttattatgtttcAGATGGATGCTGTAACGTGTAAATTGTTTGCTTCTTTGTGTTTATggacatatatatttattgaatgtaGTAACGGTGTACCATTTCATGGCTTCCTAACATCAGCTGGCAAATTCTCGCGAGATATCGGAGAAGAAGAGATGGACGAGAATGAACAACGTATTAGAGAAGAAGGTACGGTTACAATGAAACAGACATCAGCTTTATgtagttgttgtctttttgacaaatACTGTTCCCCTTTACTCATATACAACATTGTCTTAACCTACGGGTACTTGGTGCTATATTTGAcgatttttcaaacaatttattaGGAAGCAGCATAATACTTGTATCCTGTCTTAAAGAATAATTGGAATTAAGAGGTAAATTATGTCTTAATATTTAAAACCGTATCTTCTCATTTTAAATTGCAGTATCTGAAGCATTATGGGTATTTTTTTCTCTAAGCATACTATATGATACGTCATGATCGTGTGCTCAATACTTTTTACGATGtactaaaatttttaataaatcaactgtcattaaaatatgtttatttgaaatatattacgAAGTTGAAATGCATTGAACACCCAAATTTTCGAATCGATTCCTATGGTAGACAATCATAAGTATTTCGAAAAATCAAAAGCTTTGTACACAGCTTATTTACAATTATGATAAGTCATGTCaacataagtgctgactacttggttAAAGGGGTTTTCTTGTGGAGAAACCCCCACTGGATGTGGCATCGTACCAATTtgtgtaaataaacatataagcTTAGAGAGCCAACAGAAACACTTCAGCTATTGACACGAAAAGCAATGAAATATATTTGCactcaattttgaaaaatataccaGTTATACCAGCCCACATGTGACGCAGGATCTCCTTACTCTTCCGGATCACTTGAGATTACCCAAACGTTTTTTGGTGTGGTTTATGTTGCTAAGTGTTTGGTtttctttattgtgttttttatttgaatataaaaatatgtggtatgagtgccaatgaaactactctccatccaagtaacaatttgtgAAAAGTTTCTATAaatgtaaatcattataggtcaaagtacggccttcaaaacggaccatgtctgtttgtccttttctttaTTTAGCCATGGTAAACgtttcaaaatttcaatatacTAGAAATCATGAATATGTTCAAACTGACGTGAAATCCGTTGTTTTGGTAAATTGATTGACCCATtccttttttttcagatttaagaAAATTGATACTTAAGAAACTTAGATTTCGTGATTTAGAAGATGTTTCATATCCACGTGAATATGACGAGCTGTCAAAACTATATGAACTTTCACCCTTAGATACATCAGGTAAGACAACATATTTACTTTTTGATAACAATATTTTGTAAGCATTTTCATGCTATATGTTTTCTTGAAAATCCAATTACGTTTGAAATAAATACTTTCTATAAGCTACACAACATACACTTGAATAAGAAATGCTATCTGGTAGGGCGATCGGCCAACTCACTCAAACACTGAattgattttgaaactttttagttaaaaaaagagaccaaaagaaacaaaagagaccttcaaattcataagttgaaaataaagtaaaacttaTAAAGCCATTACTACAAAAAGGAAGTAGacaaaaagacagacaaacaacgGTACAGacaacacaacacagaaaactcaagacggagcaacacgaaccccactaaaacaATCTGGGTAATCTCAGTTGCTGCGGAAGGATACGCATGTTCCACATGTGACATCCATGGTGTTGCTCATTTGATTGTATTGCATATTCCTAAATCAATAGACtatgtaaacaaattattttttaatttcaatatcgACATTTACAGAAGTATGCATCGCATGTGTAGGAATTTATAGTCGTGACGTCACGAAAGGGTTATACATATATAGACACTTTTGGGTTACCGTGACGCaatcaaatgaaataacaatcttgaaattataagataaaaataCACTTCAATAAATTAACCGTCTAACATTATCACTGTTTTATTATTCCAGAGAAAGAACAGAAGAGAAGTTCCAATATCAATAGTGCATTTGCTGACAAAGTGGCTGCTCTGCTTAATGGACTTAAAACTAGACAAATCGATAGCCCAAAAGTTAGAATGTCAAGTCTTCGGTTTGGACGATGATTTTAAATAAACTTTAACCTAATGAACTTCATTGAAACTCAAGTTTAACTGagtattttcaattaaattgtacaagaaatATTGGTTTGCATTTAATGTTGCAAATAAATGAAACATTATTAAGTTATAGTTCAATATTAAGGTAAACTTTATTTACCTAACATGTACGTCATCAAATATCTTTGAATTAAAACAGAACGCAATAAAACAAGTGCTTGTCAAGGAATAGTTCGTTTATACTAGAGTGACATCAAATGCTAAATAACTAAATAAACATTctgaatgtatgtgcctgtttcaagtcaggagcctgcaatttgTGGTTGTCGGTGGTTTgtgtgttacttatttgtttctctttatttgttttgttcataaattaagccgttagtttttttgtttgaatatattgtCTTACATTTGCATTTCGgagcctttatagctgactatgcgtcatgggttttctcattgttgaaggccgtacggtgacctatagacaagttgttaatttgtgtgtcttTTGGTCTATTATAGAGAGCTGTCTCGcacgcaatcataccacatcttcttttttttttttattaaaagacaCAACACCATCcaaaactgaaaaagaaaatataacagtCAGCGGTTCTGGGAACAGCTCTACTGGATGGAATTGAGGGATTCCTAATTTAAGACAACGTAGCAAACAGAAATTACCATGACATGTTTGCTAAAATACTCGAATGGggacaataaacaaaaaatggaGGGGGTAATTTCTTTTTACTGGGTATCAAGTAAACACATATGCCATGAAAACAATACACGCTTAGTACAGCTATTGTATTATCAAAAGGCAAATAATATAACCGTAGAAATGAAAGACAGTGATGAATCTAACACTACTTAAAGATGACTTTTCCCTTCAAGTGGTATGAAGGCTCAAAAGTCATCAAGAAATGATAAGCATCAAGAAATTTTTTTACAAGGAAATATTTGTTGAGGATGGACAGACATAACAATGCATGTTCAAAAGAAAGAGAATAAAAAACAGTATCTGACAAAACATTAACAATTCATTTCGCCATAGAGTTTAGTATACACTGACAGTACAAGTCAGAAACTAGTAAGTCTATAAATTTGTACCTACGATTCTCAATACTAAATCACAGTGTTTCCTCCGGGACTCGAACCGGAACCTCTGTATTTCTGAGATAGAGTTAGTACTACTTTGCTAACTCAACCGCTGACGagaaagctattaaactaagagttccaaatgatgaaatTGAAATCACTCCTTCGgaaggacgccatcacgagttggtggaccgttatggaataaccgtttcacagatgatatcggatatgttcctgatGTCGTAACTAAATCCCCTCCCTTTTCACGAATgcgacttaccgaattagactatttaccggatttgtaataacatgagcaacacgacgagtgctacatgtggagcaggttctgcttacccttccggactacctgagatcacccctagtttttggtggggttcgtgttgcttggtctttagttttcGAAGTTATTTCCTGTGTACTATTATCAGTCtgtcctttttcttttttttttagccatggcgttgtcagtttattttcaatctatgagttttgGCATCGTTTGTCCCTTTTTTACAGCTGACACGGTATCTGCTATctacggagccccgctagggacatgcaaagaaaaaaaaatatattgt from Mytilus galloprovincialis chromosome 2, xbMytGall1.hap1.1, whole genome shotgun sequence encodes:
- the LOC143062019 gene encoding uncharacterized protein LOC143062019, with the translated sequence MVKQHKKVPESDGLTDLQIQQKKQSALKMQRNMDAVTCKLFASLCLWTYIFIECSNGVPFHGFLTSAGKFSRDIGEEEMDENEQRIREEDLRKLILKKLRFRDLEDVSYPREYDELSKLYELSPLDTSEKEQKRSSNINSAFADKVAALLNGLKTRQIDSPKVRMSSLRFGR